CCAAAAACCCGTAACTTCGATTCGTTCATCGAACAAGCTCTCGGGTTTTTTGGAGTCAGCGAGTTAGAGAAACAGGTACTCGACCGTTCGGGTGTTCTCGGCACCAGACGGAAATCTACGAACGCAAAAGTGACGAACATAAGAATTAACTTAAAAGTGATAAGACAAACGCAGACGGAACATGAGAAATAAATCCGAACTCgcgggggatgcttttggatgttgaatagccaaagatcagttaaaaacgttttaaaataattttaaaaaacgaTTCGTTCAGACTTACGAATCGGTTCAACCCGTTCACTAAAAAAACGAGTTAAAAAGAATGATTCGTTCGCGAATCGGCCATCACtaattcattctcattgagtgactcgttcgttgtgttcgtctgtcatagtactgtttgtcgtgcattgctaaatgtaagtagccagcagaagtctagcctgttgaaaatgtgttattttacgaccttcatttattcgtttaagtgtttcatcgactaatgcaagctgacgtctttataagttgaattacttaccattgtccttctgatgccggtgttctgtcgagttgagctactttgtcgaggtaagctaccgtagtgctaatcgatagccctaaccatagcttacctcgacaaagtagctcaactcaacagaacaccggtacagtcaacgttaattacgttaactagcaagataagctaagttctctatttaaaccaggcttatttggtgaggtaaaatcgatcatggtcattttccaaggagatgaactccctgttttcattctcattttatcatgaataaattgtgcctttctgaaattaattcgccactttagcctgtgtggtttgttattaggctatgttaacgcataagaaggtctaacgttatgctctgaaaaaacattaatatAAGTGAAACCTACAGTATagggtagggctgggcgatatcatatcgatatgatatcgtcCAGCCCTACTATAGGGGcaacgaaaaaaaaaactagctagcaaataataagccctattatttgaattttagtggtattgattctgaattccacaatttcatatttatagacatttttagaagcttcatctgatactgttttgttaaatatagataagattttattcacagacacactatgaggaaaaggaaagatggagacatcagacacttttttggtggtaaaagaagagtaagtaggaaatattagtgttaagagctacagaacattacattaaaagtataggtgcagttttgcaaacttaaTGTGAATGTAagaagtggtggtcagcagaaggcaggagaggcacaggagccggcagcaggaagatggcaggatgaggacagtgtgcaggacagtgcgcaggcagcaggaagatggcaggatgaggacagtgagcaggcagcaggaagatggcaggatgaggacagtgcgcaggcagcagggagatggcaggatgaggacagtgcgcaggcagcaggaagatggcaggatgaggacagtgagcaggcagcagggagatggcaggatgaggacagtgtgcaggcagcagggagatggcaggatgaggacagtgcgcaggcagcaggaagatggcagaaTGAGGACAGtgcgcaggcagcagggagatggcaggatgaggacagtgggcaggcagcaggaagatggcaggatgaggacagtgtgcaggcagcaggaagatggcaggatgaggacagtgcgcaggcagcaggaagatggcagaatgaggacagtgtgcaggcagcaggaagatggcaggatgaggacagtgtgcaggacagtgtgcaggcagcaggaagatggcaggatgaggacagtgggcaggcagcaggaagatggcaggatgaggacagtgcgcaggcagcaggaagatggcaggatgaggacagtgggcaggcagcaggaagatggcaggatgaggacagtgcgcaggcagcaggaagatggcaggatgaggacagtgcgcaggcagcaggaagatggcaggatgaggacagtgtgcaggcagcaggaagatggcaggatgaggacagtgtgcaggcagcaggaagatggcaggatgaggacag
This genomic interval from Paramormyrops kingsleyae isolate MSU_618 chromosome 8, PKINGS_0.4, whole genome shotgun sequence contains the following:
- the LOC140592265 gene encoding uncharacterized protein, which codes for METSDTFLVVKEDRRQERHRSRQQEDGRMRTVCRTVRRQQEDGRMRTVSRQQEDGRMRTVRRQQGDGRMRTVRRQQEDGRMRTVSRQQGDGRMRTVCRQQGDGRMRTVRRQQEDGRMRTVRRQQGDGRMRTVGRQQEDGRMRTVCRQQEDGRMRTVRRQQEDGRMRTVCRQQEDGRMRTVCRTVCRQQEDGRMRTVGRQQEDGRMRTVRRQQEDGRMRTVGRQQEDGRMRTVRRQQEDGRMRTVRRQQEDGRMRTVCRQQEDGRMRTVCRQQEDGRMRTVRRQQEDGRMRTVRRQQEDGRMRTVRRIKR